The genomic DNA AACTGGGGGCAAACTTCCCATTGGGCAGTGAAAGGGACAGGACTATATTCACCCACGACAAAGAAAGCACATTCTGCCCCTCCTCCAGAAATACAGCATGTTAGCTGCCATCCTCTTTTCAGTGAGGACAAGATCTTCCAAATAATACTCTGTTATTGTGAAAAATCAAGATCAGCCAGGGATGGGAGAAGAAGAAAGCAGGAGACATGCTATGCGAAAAGTTGCTGGCAGAATTCCTTACTTTATTCATAGACTTGCTCTGATTTATTTGGAGGCTGAAAAGATGATGCCCTGATCCCACCCCTGAGAGCAAGGATGGTGAGATCGGTCTGCTCAATCAACCAGGGGACCCCGGAGGtgtggaggaggctggaggagaaGGGGCTGGGCTTGAGGGAAAGAGAGCAAGAGTTGCAGTGGCAGGATGGGGCCTGCCTTGGGGAAAGCAGGGAGAGCAGCTGGGAAATGCAGGACCTGAGATTTCCTGGAGCAGGAGTTTTAAGGTCCAGAGAGCAGAAAACCTGGGCTCAGCAGACTGTATGGTTGCTGTTCCAGCTCCTTATCTCAACTTTGCTGCATGGACAGAGGCCACCAGGGATGAGACTGTAAGCGACATGCAAGGCTGCATCACCTAGAACTTCCTGAGCACTGAATTCTGAATTTCAGGCAGTTTTCATGTGTGAagatgaaatgttatttttcttctgattgCTTCAACTATTTAGAAATGTTAACATCCTTCTTAACTCACAGCTGTACAAAACAGGAGGCAGGCTAGACTTGGGCCAGGGCAGTCACCTGTTTCACTGATTACCCATTCTTGGCTGGGCTGCACTGCGACACATCCCTACCCCCAAACTCAGTACCATCCAGGACAGTGACGTGTGATGTCCATGGGCATTTGAGGAGAAAGGGTGGTGTTCCGCATCTCAGTGGCAGCAAAGAGAAGAAGGCAGACATGAGGCTCAAGTCTGCACAGGAGGGGAATTCAGTAGAAACAGGTAATCAGATGAGGAGGAGCTTCCCAGGTCCCTCCACCATTCCTTCTTCTTCGTGTTCGGTAAAGGAGACCTGCACCCGTCCCAGACAGCCTGGATGGGCAGGAGGCTACTCTGGGGTAAGTCTGAAGTGCTAGGCTGCAATGCCCCTCAGCAGCATTCTCCAGCACTGCTGCGGCAGTGAAGCTCCACGTCTGGCTCCATGACCCTGACTCCTGCATCATCTAGCACAGAACCCATCCCAAACATGTGCAGGGGAGTGTGTTGTGTGTCAGCTCCCCAAACCCTGGGAATCCTGAGGAGCCCTGAGTTCTCAGACCAGGAACCGCTTCCTCAATGCAGTGTTCCCAAACTGCTCCAACTGGGCTTGATTTAATTCAGTCCAGCTTCACAGACATTTATGATGTGAGTACTGAGGGTCAGGGCCAACGCCGGGAGCCAGGAGGGAGTGTGGGGTGGAGGAATGAAAGCACGTAGGAGTAGGGCTGTAGGAGAAGTTATATTTTGGAAGCAATGTCAGCAAGAAGGAGACCACGACAGGCTCTGCAGAGGCTTCCTAGACGGGATGACACTAAGCTGACTGGGAACATCCTTGCCTCTTGGGGAAagtctctggaggctgaggggccTGTGATTAAGGAGGGAAATGGGAGTCAGCACACAGGAGGAATGCAcagggggctggggctgggcaggggttggggggtcTGGGTCCCATTCTCAGGATTTGAGGGAACCTCCTCAAATCTTTCATGGAGGCTTCTGAGCAGGTTGGTGTGTCTTGGGAAGAGAAGGTGGCAGCTGGGTTGTACGAGTATAAACCTGGAGACAGGGATAACATTCAGAGGGAATCACACCTGCACTCCAGCAGTAGCAGTGGGGATGGACGGGACAGGCTGGGGAGAGCTAAGGAGGTGCTCCGCAGTGTGGTCACTGATGGTAACATCAGGAGGGAACTCACCTCTGTCCTGGGTGACTGAAACGTGGCTCCCTTCGCTGCAGTGGCCCTGCAGAGGAGAACTGGGAGAGCAGAGGGAGGCAAAGACTGCACGTAAGTGTGGTGACCTTGAAGCCTCCGGAACACTGGTCCAGTAGACGATATCTGGGCTCTCCTTTCCTCCAGGGAGGCACTCTGGATTGACACAGCCAAGACCTTAAGAAAGCATTAGGAAGCAGAACTGCCAGAGTAGCCTCCTTCCAGTGTAGGGATGGCCCATTTCCAGGTTGCCCAGTCCATACTCCCTGTACCTACAAGGAGTCACTTTCATGGTGAGCAGGAGTGCCTGGTACCCAGCCAACAGCCTGCCCCCCTACCCCAACCCTGTAGACATCAATTTCCAAAGGAATAGAGCTGGAGAGCTGATCCGAGGGCATTTTACagtggagaaggagaaagggttTGGTTAACCTTTCTCAGAACGTTTGCCAAAGTGATTCCTTCCAGAGCTTCAAATGTGAACTGTGTTTCCCTTGTGCCCCTGGCCACACTGAGAAGAAAGCACAGAGAAAGCCCTGCCTAGAGACTACCCCATTCCCTTGGCCTTCCCCCATTCCCATGTCAATGCAATCGAACTGAAAGTGCTTTGCTTTACTCAGAGTTCAATGAATGTCCACAACGTGGCAGGTACTTCAGTCAGAGCAGGAGGTTCTTCCTAATTTTAGGAACAAGAAAAGCCAAGCCTGTTCCTTTATTCTGGATGCCACTTGCTGAAAGGAAGCATGAGGACTGGGAAGTTCCAACagattaaaaggataaaaaggaatgaggagaAGTTTTTATTAGTTTGAATGTTTTCAAATTCAGGTTAAAAGAGACCTGGAACTCAAATAGcttaaacaattagaaaatttaTTGGGTAACACAACAGGAAATGCAGAGACAGGGCAGGCTGCAGGGCTGGTGGCTCAGGGCTCAGGTGGCCCCAACTCTCTGGCTGCTCTGAGGCGCTGCCTTCAACTTAGGTTGGCAGCACAAAGCTGCTGATAGTCCCACTGTCACACCCAGACCCCACAACACCAGGGATGAAGACAGGCTCTATCTAAAGAGAGACCATCCATCCCCACCTGTGCAGACTTTCATTCACTACCCATGGGTCTGCATCGGATCTCAGGCCCATTCCTGAGGCAGCCATTGGCAGAGAGAGTGGGATTGTGCTTAGAACAGCCAGGCGGCCCTGGAGCAGAGACACACAGATCCAAGTCTATAAGGAAGAAAGGTAAATGGGAACTGTACGGACAGTAAGCAGCTTGCTCCACAGACCACAAGGATCCGAATCTGAATCGGTGATTCTTAGAACAATGACTCCATTCGATGATACTTCACAAAGGTCCCAGGGTCGAGAGATTTAAAGATAATGAAAGATGagcagaaatagaagaaaaaatatgctgcaccaaaaaagaaaagcacaaatctTAAAATGCAAAGGCATCTGGTGTTTGACTCTGAGGAGTGCCTTGAGTGCCCAGTTACTCTCGTCCTCCCTCAGCTCTTGCCTCTGCTTCTCCACCTGCCATTCCACCTTGGCCAGGTACTGCCTGTAGTCTTCTTGGCAGGGCATGGCCCCACctctctggagcagctgggcatCTAGGAAGAGGTCGTTGCAGTGGAAGGCACCCTCTCGCTCCCTCTCCAGCCTTTCAACCACAGCCAGGAGCTCTGCCCGCTGCTGCCTCTGCTCCTCTTCAGTGGCCCGGTTGTTGAAGGCACAGCACCTCTTCTCGCACTCCTGCACCAGGCCCCTCAGGCTGTAGTTGTCTGTGTTTCCTACATAGTCATTCAGGGCCTGGCCCACTAAGTCCTCTTTGTGGGTGAAGAGGACAACCACATGTCTCATGACCCCTACCCCAAAGACCTCCTTCACCCTCCTGACAGCCACCGTGTCCTGGGGGGTGAAACGCCCCAGCTGGATCACCAGAAGCAGCACGTGGGGTCCTGGGGCAGAGAGCAGGTAGCAGTCCCCGATGTTCTTGTACAGCTCTTGGGTATCAGCCTTTGATTCAAAGATGGAGGGCGTGTCGACCACCAGGACTTGCCTCCCGTTCCATGTGCCTGCCTGCACCTGGCACATCCTGGTCACCGGCTGGGCCCCCGGCTTGGACTTAAACACGGGCTGGCCAAGGATGCTGTTCCCTGTGGCGCTTTTCCCGCAGCCTGATTTGCCCACTAGGATAATCCTCAATGCCAGTGGCGTTGCAAACCTGTCATTTGCTGATCTACCTGTAGAAAAAGAAGTTTTGTGTCTTACTAAGTTAATGATCCTTAAGACTGTTAGGTTCATGGTTATCTCATGAAAGCTATGAACCTCATCCCCAGAATGACAgacatatttatatgcatataaaagtGTGCATACAACTGCAGGGGAATCTTGCATGTAGAAAGCCCCCATTGGAAGCCCATGTTTGGATCCACAGGCAGGAGTCAGAACTTTTGCATTAAGAAGATCCATTAAGCACTCCACCTGGATCATGGCAAATAGAGCTTTCCTGAAAGAAACGGTCCCTGTGTTTTCCCCTGCATGGTGTTTAGACCAGCTCCATGGAGGATtaattgctaaataaatgttgTGAGATTAGAAGGAGGCGGGGGATGAGTAGCTGCAAGTGAAAATACAATTACTTTTCTTTCACCCACACATTTCCAGGCACATTTGTATAGACACACTTCACACATTCATCCAAGCCTTGAGGGTCAAGGAGGTCTCCACTGGCAGAGCTATAGTGACCCACTGCCAAGCGTCAGCTGCCTGTCCCTGGGCCTGTGCTCTCTGGATACGGGGTGAGATGCTTGAAATTGAGATGATATAGGTCGCAGTTAATGTTAGGGCAACGTCTAGGAGATGGCCCTAGGGTGGACGGCTCAAAAAGGTGGAAGATAAGGTCAACAGAAACATGTGTGTTGAAAAGCTCATCTATGTGGCTGATCCAAGCACATGAAATTATGGCAGAAGTGGTGCTGGAGACAGTGACTCTGGCAGGAGCTAAAATCCTCAAGGCGCGAAGAGGGGGGATCCTGTGGATTTCTAGGGCCAAAATGAATTAGAAGTGCACTGTAGGCtcttaaaaatctattattttaggccaggcatcgtggcttactcctgtaatcccagcactttgggaggccgaggcagcaggcagatcatgaggtcaggagaccagcctggccagcatgatgaaatcccgtctctactaaaataataataataataaataataataataaattagccaagcatgatggcctgcgcctgtagttccaactactcaggaggttgagggagtggaatcacctgaacccagaaggtggaggctgcagtgagccaagatctcgccactgcactccagcctggcgacagagcgagactccgtctccaaaaaaaaaaaatctgttattttattCCTCCTACTTTGTGTCAGTTCTTCCTTTCCTTAAGTTATTCTGTGGTGTTTTGTAACAAGTACAGTGACTAAATCCCTATggggaacattttcttttttcagctgtcagaagacaaagaaagagaaaacatattcACCATTTGTTTCCAGACCTTTCAACCTCTGGGATTTCCTTCCCACATTTCCCACATACCTGGTGCAGGGAGAGCatctatggtgtgtgtgtgcgtgtgtgtgtgtgtgtgtgtgcgcgcacgcgcgcgcatgtgcgtgtgtgtgtgtgtgtgatggtgtgGTCCAGCACAAGAGGGTTGGGGAGGTAAAAAATGATagttgcctttatttttttcatttaaaatgaatgGGTTTCTGCCACTGCGTTTTAGGTGGGGGTAGCTGGGGAGAGAACTGGGATTCTCCCAAGTCTCTGGAGCTCTTAAGAACTTCAAGACTTTCTTACCTTCAGCCATAGTTCCATATTTGCCCTTCTGGAATCCTTCCATTCTCTCCTGGAATGAAAACAGGAAAGGGATAAAAAGCAAATGTCCATATGGGAGCTGGTAGAGCCTGAGAGCACCCGATTCAGACGTCTAAGAATAATTATCCTCAGATGAGCCATTTCCATCACTAATTTTCTAACTCATACTTTATTTGAAACGTCTGTAAACAACTTTAAGCAAACCAGGTGATGTTAGGTTCTGCTAAAATAATGCACTATTGCCTCCCTCCCATCAACTTACAGAAAATCAGGAAACGTTTTGAAGCAAATCAGTTGATCATCTCCCCCAACCAGAAAGGCATGAAATGAAGAAAGCATTCTTCTGTGGAACAAACAGtggggcatttaaaaaaatggaaatccaaGTAGGCAAACTTgccagaatagagaaaaaaaattgccttgctgTAAATAACATTGGTTTATTTGAAGTACTGGAAACTTCCAGTCCCAGAAATTCTTTGTGTCAGATGCCTATTCCAGCGGCAGAGAGGAAATTACGAGGTACTTTCCAATGGGAGGGCGGAATGGGGATCAGGGACACGAAGAACTGATGTGAGAGGAAGTGGTGCTGGGGGACTGGCATGACTGCCTTCCCACCCTGACGGTTGGTGGAGAGGAGGCAGTGAGGTGATTGAAGAGAAAGAATCAACTTCAGGCAGAATTCAGGAACAACTCATTTCCTGCTCCGGGTAACAATTTCCAGCCTTGTGCAACAGTAACGGGGATGTGCATTTGCCGCCTGACTGGATATTGCCAAATAGGACTCCCAGGGAGTCGTGCTAACTCCTGTTTGCACCACCCATTTCTAAGAGGTCCCCGAACCTTCACAGTCACTTGGTAATAATACACTTTTAATTTCTTGTCATCTGTATGGGCATAAATAAGCATGTCTTAATTGGCTTAAACTTGCATTTTGCTGATTATCATTGAATTTAAAACAGTTTTCATGGTTTGTTTGCTATTTTGGTTATTTATAAACTTCCATACATAATAACTTCTGTGATTTCCatcttttccacatttttctatGCATTTAGTAGATTTTCTTGGCCTTCTTTAGGTCAAGCAATCCATTTTTATATTATCAGAATGTATTAAGACAGCTTCCTGCCccactcccttcccttcttttccttcttcctcctttcctcttcccccctctccctctttctttctttttcttaagccCAGAGAAGAATGTTCTCCTCTCTCCCACACACtgttcttgtctctgataaatgACGCTTTTGTCTTTTGTCAAAGTAGCACCAGGTCCCTGACATCCTCTCTACCTTAGACGACGTTTCCTGAGGTTTCGAGTCAACACTATGGTAAAGGTCAAGATGACAGTGGTAACGATGCTGATTATGAACATCATCACGGTAATAAACCTCTGTGCAGACATGGATAATTTTCAAAGTTATCTCATCCTCCTTATTTTAATTGCTCTCCCAAATTCCCTGTGATGTGATCAAGGATGGTCTTAAAATTTCTGTTAAAATGCAAGGAAACTGAGCATTAAATGACCTGCCAAAGGTTACATATTTACAATGGAGCCAACATCATGAAATGGCTCCTTTTGTCTGTATATTGTCTTTGATTCCACAGGCAGAAAAAGAGGTTATTCCAAAGAACTCAACAGTCCTCTTGGGACAGGTGTATAATGCTGCCACTCCCTGGTCAAGACAAATCAATTGGACAGCTAGAAGCCTACCCTAAAACCGACACATAGAATTTTATTGCAAAATATTGAGTGCATTTCTTAAAAAAggttattcaaaaataaaattgcaggtGGCAGGAGTTTCTCTGAATTGAGgtctttccttttaaaacagaCAACTACCTGTCACAAAAGCGAATCAAACTCTATTATGTTAGCCAACCAACAAAAATAGTTCTCCCAATCCAACCTCAGTGGATCAGGCTGCATTGAGGAATATATCTCTCCGCAGATATTAACAAATAACCAAGTGTCCACAGGTGAGTCAGAAAGGAACCTGATGGCAGTGCTAAGATGAATCATGGAGAAGATTACTAGAGAACTGAAGAAAGCCTAGAAAAAGACTGTTGGACACGTCATAGGCTTGGAGGAATGTCATACGTGTTGGTCTACAGGGCAGACAAAATTGGGGGAACTGAGAAGGAAGGCAGGTTTCTTCTCCAAAGGAAAAATTTTACTGAACTTCCCACAAATGAGTCCAAAGGTCATGAGAAATTGGAAGGCAGTGTGCAAGCAAGACAGTAGCACCCTCTGTTGGGAGGGTCTGGCTCAGGGAGGAGGGTGAAGCAAATGAACAAAACGCACATTCTGATTTGAAAATGGCATGAACCTGATTTTACCATGAGAAGACCTTATTTTAGCAAAACATGAGAAAGTAGCCTCTTCCATGCTATTTTAGAAGAGATCCaaccacttctttttttccttgttcaTAAGTATTTCCTTCACCCTGTCTGTCCCAGCCCATATATTTCCTGGTATTGGAATCATGTGTTTTGTGGTCTGGTCGCTGTGATTTCATGGCACGTCTCTCACATAAGATGTGGCTGACAAAGGGATTGTTCACAGGTGCCCGATCATGAGTCTGTTTCCCTGTAGTGTGCATCCTGCAGGGGGTCATAGGAAAAACGTGGGGCCTCTAGGGGACCATAGCGTGGATTTCAGAAGTTGAAAGTCACAGGACAAGGTGCACTCAGGGGTCTTGTTTGGAACAGGAGGCTCCTAGGATTGGAAAATATCCCGCATTTGCGCTGGGGAGCCCTAAAGAATCCATCCTCAGCTCCCAGGCTTGTCTGGGACATGGTGCATGTCTGGctgggctgggacaggagaaatTAGGAGGGTAAAATTGGGAAGAATGCCCTGGCTTGCTAGGGGAGCTGGGGAAAGCCTATCACCCTCTGGaagcttcagttttcccatctgtccCACGGATGAGAGGATCATTTCAGCCTTACCCCCTGAGAGTTTCACGGAGATCGACTCAGCTAAGTGATGGGCAATGGGCCAACAAAGCCTGCTGCCCCGGGCCTGGGCTGTGAGTGCAGGCGCTGATTCTTCAGGCTGTGTTCCACTAGCTGCGCACCTGCGGATCCTGCAGCACTCACCGCTGCTGCCCCATTTTACTGACCAGGGAACCCAGAAGCGAGGGGACCCGTGCAAGGTCATGTCAGAAATGAACAGCTTTGACCAAACTGTGATTCTTCCTATTCCCAAAGTCTCTGTGAGTATAAACCCGGTTTTCCTTACCAGAAATGGCTGTTGTGCCCTATCCTCCAGGGCAGCGGTCACTGAGGCTCTGGCAGGCTGGCCTTCTCTCAGGAAGGTGAAGCGGCAGCAGAGAGAGAGCCCTGCTCTGTGGTCTGTGTGTGGGGCGGCTGTTCACAGGGCTGAGGGAGGCTGAGCAGATGCAGTTAAGGAGGAGCCACATGCTGGGGCTGAAAACTTCATGActcagttgcaaaaaaaaaaagaagaaaagtagagaTTATGGAGTGTGCCCCCCACAGCCCTGTGGATTAGGACAGCCTGGCATTGGCTGGAAACTGATTGGGAACAAGACCCTGAAAACCAGCCAAATGCAGTAATGTGCTGCCTCCTTAACGGGTGACTTCCTGTCAGGAGCCTGCCTTGGGACAGTGTGCCCCctcctatttccttttttttttttttttttaattttttaactttttcattggattttaggttttggcgtacatgagcagagcatgcaagacagttgtgtaggcacacacatggcagtgtgctttgctttccttttccccttcacccacatttggtatttctccccaggccatccctccccacctccccctcccactggccctccccttttccccctaatagaccccagtgtttagtactcccctttctgtgtccatgtgttctcatttttcatcacccgcctatgagtgagaatatgcggtgtttggaatataaaatcaatgtgcaaaaatcacaagcattcgtctacaccaataacagacttaaagaaagccaaatcaagaacgaactgccattcacaattgctacaaaaagaataaaataccttggaatacaactcacaaggaacgtaagggacctcttcaaggagaactacaaaccgctgctcaacgaaatcagagaggacacaaacagatggagaaacattccatgttcatggttaggaagaattaatatcgtgaaaatggctatactgcccaaagtaatttacagaatcaacgctatccccatcaagctaccattgactttcttcacagaactggaaaaaaccaccttgaacttcatatggaaccaaaagagagcccgcatagccaagtcaattctaagcaaaaagaacacagcggggggcctCACACTACCGGattcctatttcctttttttgactTTCAAGCAAGCAGTATTTGGAAGAAGGAGAATCCCCACATCGGTTGACATTTGAAGTGGGGCTTAGAGTCATATTGTAACAATCGTCTAAGATGTGATgggtaaaacaattttaaacagtCTCCTGCCAGCCCAGAAAACTTCTCTACAAAGgctgaagagaaagaaagcaatttcATTATTCAATGTGTCTTGAACCAGAATGTAATCTAGAGCCCACCAGACAATCCAGGAAAAGATTGCAAAGACGGAGAGGGATGCCGCCTGGTCATATAGCCAGGCAGGGGCCACCCCTTACACACGTGTTCTCAAGCTAACCCATAACTAATCCTCAAGTAAGAGGACTTGACAGCACTCTTTGTCACACATCGTTCATCCTAAGTTCATTCAGTAACCATATGTGTTAGCTAACTGTCCCTCTCATATCTTCCATGGAAAGGGGAAGATTAGCAGCTTGGAAAGGTGCTGGCAAAAGTGAGGCTCCTACCTAAGTTACGCTTCTAAGTTAGGCTCCTGCTTTCCCACGGAGACTGGGAGGTGGGGACGCGATCTTCCTTGATGTTTGCATTTCGAAGGGATGGCTCCCAGGTGCTCTAAAGACATAAAGACAGCCCTAGGCTGtcaaacagctttttaaaaagatttgcatTACAAAGGGCAGAGAAAGAATTCACACAAGCTTTCTAAAGAAAATGCCATAAGAAGGGAGGGGTGATTCTTTTCCACGTTTTTTCCCCCCCAGGAAAGAGAATTGatgttttctccttatttttgatattttattggcCCTTACTCTTAAATTCCTCAAGGACTTTCAACCGAGTCAGCACTCATAACTTGTGTAAATtgggcagagcagggcaggaaGCAGGCTGTAGTCTGATGAGGATTTCACCCTTATTAGTTAGAGAGGAGGTGCTTCCCCAGCACCTGGCTGCAATCTCTCAAAAACTTGACGGACAGAGTTCACATCAAAATCTCATAAACAGCGAGGGGCACCGATGTTACCCATTCTTACCAATGTAGCAAACTTTGCTGCCTTCACTTCATTCTAGCAACATCTTCAaactccttctcttctttcctttggtTTGAGCTATTCACAAACGTATTTATCCACTTGGCTGGGTGCTCTGGCACCTCAGTAAGGGCTGATTTTCTGCTTTGAGTTCTCCTGTTCTCTAAATTTGATCTTTTCTTCACTAGCTGTTCCTGGGTTCCTCTTATGGCTCAAAGAGACCCCAGGGAGTCAATGATGAAATGTGTTAACTGGTCCGTATCAGACTTCTGGATGAGATCTTCGGCTTCTCACAGGTCAGGCACTGTCTTTAGGTCAGGGATTTACCAGAACTCAGCCCTAGAAAGTGCTCAAAAATACTTACTGAGTAAATGGGTAAAACGTACTAATTAAACGCTCTAACTCTTCCCTCATGCCCCCTTTTGTAGTTACATTTAGTGCTAGAAGAAGAATCTTAGGTAGTTACTTTCAGAACCTAGGATTGTAGAAATCAGTATATATCCAGATATAAAAGTATTTCCAAGACTAGACTCCTTGTGCCTTTTCCTCACCCTCTCTGTTCCTCTGTCcagatttgaaagaaagaaaacaaaaacaaaaacaggaaacctGGGACACCTCTCAGTTGAAGTGCGGAAGTGGCCATTTTCCCTATCCTTCTGTTTGACACCAAATTCAATCCCTTTTCAGCCCGGACAGAGAGAGTTCTCTACCAAATATGGCATACTACACAATATAATGAATCATTGCTGAAAACAGGTCTCTATCCATCCCCAGACACTTCTGCTctccctgttctctctctccGATGCTCAAGTCCCTGGTGCACAGAACTGAGCAAACTGAGTTGCAAGTCACGTGCTTTAGTTATGTGATGAAGGTTCTGGAGATCTAGCACAGTAGCCACCTCAGGGTAGATACCTGCAGGCTGCTCTGAGAATCAGCTTTATTAAGCTGTGGAGATAACAAAGCTCCATTTTCAAGACATTTTTGGCAGCCACCTTCCCTACCAACTTGGAGT from Callithrix jacchus isolate 240 chromosome 11, calJac240_pri, whole genome shotgun sequence includes the following:
- the GIMAP5 gene encoding LOW QUALITY PROTEIN: GTPase IMAP family member 5 (The sequence of the model RefSeq protein was modified relative to this genomic sequence to represent the inferred CDS: deleted 1 base in 1 codon): MGGRKMARDEENVYGLEEDTQSWQEPTLRLILVGRTGAGKSATGNSILGQKRFLSRLGASSVTRACTTASCRWNKWHVEVVDTPDIFSYQVPKTDPRCEERGHCYLLSAPGPHALLLVTQLGRFTTQDQQAVRQLSHEVFSPSMWLLLNCICSASLSPVNSRPTHRPQSRALSLLPLHLPERRPAARASVTAALEDRAQQPFLERMEGFQKGKYGTMAEGRSANDRFATPLALRIILVGKSGCGKSATGNSILGQPVFKSKPGAQPVTRMCQVQAGTWNGRQVLVVDTPSIFESKADTQELYKNIGDCYLLSAPGPHVLLLVIQLGRFTPQDTVAVRRVKEVFGVGVMRHVVVLFTHKEDLVGQALNDYVGNTDNYSLRGLVQECEKRCCAFNNRATEEEQRQQRAELLAVVERLEREREGAFHCNDLFLDAQLLQRGGAMPCQEDYRQYLAKVEWQVEKQRQELREDESNWALKALLRVKHQMPLHFKICAFLFWCSIFFLLFLLIFHYL